CTCAAAGGTGCATTTCAAAGGTTTTCCTTAAGATCGCTCCCAGCCTCAGGCGATCCTCTCTGGATAAGTTCCCACCTTCTACTTCTCCTTATCAACGCTTCTTATTGGTATCTTTACTATATGATAAATGGATAGCTTTGTGAATTATTTTGTTTTACAGCTGATTTAAAGCATCATCGAGACGCGCAGTAACTGTATCTATACCAAGCAGGTGAATGGCATTTGGCAGTTCAGGGCCATGCATCTGCCCAGTAGTCGCCACCCGGATCGGCATAAATAGTTTTTTACCTTTATGGCCCGTTTGCTTTTGGACAGCCTTAATCTGTGATTTAATATTTTCCGGCGTGAAATCTTCAAGCTCTTGAAGGTTCTGCTTAAATGTGGACAGTACCTCAGGCACTTGTTCCCCTTTAAGGACCTCCATAGCTTCTTCATCATACTGGATTTCTTTTTTAAAGAACAGTTCGGTCAATTCAACGATTTCTGCCCCATAACTAAGCTGCTCCTGATAAAGGGAGATCAGCTCATGAGCCCATTTACGATCTTCATCATTCAAGTCTTCAGATAAACGTCCTGCGTCAATTAAATGAGGAAGAGTAAGGTCTATCACACGGTCGAAATCTGCTGCCTTAATGTATTGGTTGTTCATCCATTTCAGCTTCGCAGGGTCAAAGACAGCTGGTGAAGTCGTCAAACGATCCGGATCAAAGATATCAATCAGTTGATCCTTCGTAAAAATTTCCTCCTCGCCTACCGGAGACCAGCCAAGCAGTGTGATGAAATTAAACAAGGCTTCCGGCAGATAGCCGAGATTTTTGTACTGTTCGATGAATTGCAAAATATGCTCATCACGTTTACTCAGTTTTTTTCGTTCCTCATTTAAAATAAGCGTCATGTGGCCAAACTTCGGCGCTTCCCACCCAAACGCTTCATAAACCATCATTTGCTTAGGCGTATTGGAAATGTGTTCTTCCCCACGGAGAACGTGAGAGATCTTCATCAAATGGTCATCGATGGCTACAGCAAAATTATACGTAGGTGTACCATTTTTCTTCACGATGACCCAGTCGCCAAAGTCGCTGGATTCAAAGGAAATATCCCCACGGACAATATCGTTAAACGTGTACGTGTGAGTTTCCGGTACGCGCAGACGGATGCTTGGATTACGTCCTTCTTCTTTAAACTTCTCTACCTGCTCCGGCGTTAAGTCGCGATGGGCACCGGAATATTTAGGGGCTTCGCCACGAGCAAGCTGCGCTTCTCTCTCTTTCTCGAGCTCTTCCTCCGTCATATAACACTTGTAAGCAAGGCCGCGATTGAGCAGTTCATCGACATATTCCTTATATAGTTCAATTCTTTCCATTTGGCGGTATGGACCATAATTGCCGCCGACGTCGGCACCTTCATCCCATTCAATTCCCAGCCATTTTAAATACGTGAGCTGGCTTTGCTCTCCACCAGCAATATTCCGCTTCTCATCCGTATCCTCAATCCGGATAATAAACTTACCTCCAGCATGCCTGGCATACAAATAGTTAAACAATGCTGTTCGTGCATTTCCTATATGGAGATTTCCTGTTGGGCTAGGGGCATAACGTACCCTTACTTCATTTGTCATTTTTGCTTCTCCTTTCGTACCTGCCGTTCTTTTTTTTACTTTCCCTATTTTATCATTTTTCTTTTATCCTTGGGGACTATTTTGCAGGAGAACAACCGCCTGAGCAGCAATCCCTTCCTTACGCCCGGTAAAGCCTAGTTTTTCCGTCGTAGTCGCTTTGATGTTAATACGGCTTACCTCCGCATTCAGTAAAGAAGCAACGTTCTCTCTAATCGCTTCAATATAAGGCGCCATTTTAGGAGCCTGGGCAATAACTGTACAATCAAGGTTGCCAAGTTCATACCCTTGGGCCTGGACGTCTTTCCAAACGTGCTTGAGCAATTCACCTGAGTCTGCATCCTTAAATCCTGGATCCGTATCTGGAAAATGCTTGCCGATGTCTCCACTTCCGATCGCTCCTAAACAAGCATCTGCAATCGTGTGCAGCAGCACATCTGCATCAGAGTGTCCGAGCAGCCCTTTCTCATAAGGGATCTCTACACCCCCTATGATGCATTTACGTCCTTCTGCAAATTGATGGACATCAAAGCCTTGACCGATTTTGAACATTGGAGCATTCTCCCCCTCATCACTTCTTAGGTTCATAAGAAAAGATTCCGCTTTTTGTAGATCCTCTG
This Halobacillus salinarum DNA region includes the following protein-coding sequences:
- the gltX gene encoding glutamate--tRNA ligase translates to MTNEVRVRYAPSPTGNLHIGNARTALFNYLYARHAGGKFIIRIEDTDEKRNIAGGEQSQLTYLKWLGIEWDEGADVGGNYGPYRQMERIELYKEYVDELLNRGLAYKCYMTEEELEKEREAQLARGEAPKYSGAHRDLTPEQVEKFKEEGRNPSIRLRVPETHTYTFNDIVRGDISFESSDFGDWVIVKKNGTPTYNFAVAIDDHLMKISHVLRGEEHISNTPKQMMVYEAFGWEAPKFGHMTLILNEERKKLSKRDEHILQFIEQYKNLGYLPEALFNFITLLGWSPVGEEEIFTKDQLIDIFDPDRLTTSPAVFDPAKLKWMNNQYIKAADFDRVIDLTLPHLIDAGRLSEDLNDEDRKWAHELISLYQEQLSYGAEIVELTELFFKKEIQYDEEAMEVLKGEQVPEVLSTFKQNLQELEDFTPENIKSQIKAVQKQTGHKGKKLFMPIRVATTGQMHGPELPNAIHLLGIDTVTARLDDALNQL